From the Polyangiaceae bacterium genome, one window contains:
- a CDS encoding alpha/beta hydrolase: MRLTQGEKLKIALARRTLRQLVSNPTTRKLLARHRGRRAALIEPELAALLRLDDLTGDSVFTGCTPEEARRKLRLSVAVADAPPPADVSILPLEIPVEAGSLAARQYHARGVPEGAPGVVYLHGGGFVTGDLDTHEGLCARISAFARVRVVSVAYRLAPEHPFPAAPEDAVQAFRWVAEHADSLAMDPKRLVVMGDSAGGNLSAVVARKTRDDAIPPALQVLLYPATDLTRTLPSHQTLREGWFLTRELIDWFYEHYVAGRRDVDRDPDASPLHAPDLSRVCSALIYVAGLDPLRDEGLAYAERLRAAGGAVQVRDFPRLVHGFAMMTAASPGCADALVRVTRDMAEALSTLKT; encoded by the coding sequence GTGAGGCTCACGCAGGGCGAAAAGCTCAAGATCGCACTGGCGCGGCGCACCCTGCGCCAACTGGTATCCAATCCGACCACGCGCAAGCTCTTGGCCAGACACCGTGGTCGGCGCGCTGCCCTGATCGAGCCTGAACTTGCCGCCTTGCTGCGACTCGATGATCTGACGGGCGACTCCGTCTTCACCGGCTGCACGCCGGAGGAGGCACGCCGGAAGCTTCGACTCTCCGTCGCAGTGGCGGACGCGCCTCCACCCGCCGACGTGAGCATCCTGCCCCTGGAGATCCCCGTCGAGGCCGGTTCCTTGGCAGCGCGGCAGTATCACGCGCGCGGCGTGCCCGAAGGCGCGCCCGGTGTGGTGTACCTGCACGGTGGCGGATTCGTGACCGGCGACCTGGACACCCACGAAGGGCTCTGTGCACGTATCTCCGCCTTCGCGCGCGTTCGCGTGGTTTCCGTCGCCTATCGCTTGGCACCGGAGCACCCGTTCCCGGCGGCGCCCGAGGATGCGGTGCAGGCGTTCCGCTGGGTAGCGGAGCACGCGGACTCCCTCGCGATGGATCCCAAACGCTTGGTCGTGATGGGCGACAGTGCTGGTGGCAACTTGTCTGCGGTGGTCGCACGCAAGACCCGGGACGACGCAATCCCGCCGGCGCTGCAAGTGCTGCTCTACCCGGCGACGGACTTGACGCGCACCCTCCCGTCTCACCAGACCCTGCGGGAAGGCTGGTTCCTGACGCGTGAGTTGATCGACTGGTTCTACGAGCACTACGTGGCAGGACGTCGAGACGTCGATCGCGACCCCGACGCCTCTCCGCTTCATGCGCCGGACCTGAGCCGAGTGTGTTCCGCCCTGATCTACGTCGCTGGACTCGACCCGCTGCGCGACGAAGGACTGGCCTACGCCGAACGCCTGCGTGCGGCAGGGGGTGCGGTGCAGGTTCGAGATTTCCCTCGTCTGGTGCACGGTTTTGCGATGATGACGGCTGCCAGCCCGGGCTGTGCCGACGCCCTCGTCCGCGTCACCCGCGACATGGCCGAGGCGCTTTCGACGCTGAAAACCTGA
- a CDS encoding helix-turn-helix transcriptional regulator: MTKARPPASKGSARVTELTVGQERLVVVSFPLPNVDDLEELTPAEREVARLVLAGHGNAAIAEVRGSALRTVANQLASIYRKLGVSGRSELAVKLSGEDR, from the coding sequence GTGACCAAGGCACGCCCTCCAGCTTCCAAAGGTAGTGCCCGGGTAACCGAACTCACGGTCGGCCAGGAACGTCTAGTCGTGGTGAGCTTTCCCCTGCCGAACGTCGACGACTTGGAGGAACTCACTCCGGCGGAACGCGAAGTGGCAAGGCTGGTGCTTGCAGGTCATGGTAACGCCGCGATCGCTGAGGTACGAGGTTCGGCGTTACGGACCGTGGCAAACCAGCTGGCATCCATCTACCGAAAGCTAGGCGTCAGCGGGCGCAGCGAGCTCGCCGTCAAGCTGAGTGGCGAGGATCGCTGA
- a CDS encoding mechanosensitive ion channel family protein codes for MKSEALLTTIQTKGIEIGIKLVGAVIAYIVGRWLISLAISLMRRALTARQVDATVQRYLGNILSVLLNIALVVALLGYFGIQTTTFAALFAAAGVAIGMAWSGLLANFAAGVFLVILRPLKVGDFVTAGGVTGTVKEIGLFVTVLDTPDNVETYLGNNKVLGDTIQNYSANPYRRVDLEAQLDVSVDPKQAVALLKEKLAKIPNVIAEPAPDVEVLRFTLSGPVLAVRPYTHTDHYWQVYFDTNVAIREVGAEAGYPAPREQVAMLQKSA; via the coding sequence ATGAAGTCCGAAGCCCTGCTCACGACCATCCAAACCAAAGGCATCGAGATCGGCATCAAGCTGGTCGGTGCCGTCATCGCGTACATCGTCGGCCGCTGGTTGATCAGCCTCGCGATCTCGCTGATGCGACGAGCACTGACGGCGCGTCAGGTCGACGCAACGGTGCAGCGCTACCTGGGCAATATTCTCTCGGTACTGCTGAACATCGCCCTGGTAGTCGCACTACTTGGCTACTTTGGAATCCAGACTACCACCTTCGCAGCTCTCTTCGCCGCTGCAGGCGTGGCCATCGGCATGGCGTGGAGTGGGCTCTTGGCCAACTTCGCCGCTGGAGTGTTTTTGGTGATCTTGAGACCCCTCAAGGTCGGCGACTTCGTTACGGCCGGCGGCGTCACCGGGACGGTGAAAGAGATCGGACTGTTCGTGACGGTGCTGGATACCCCAGACAACGTGGAGACCTACCTCGGCAACAACAAAGTGCTCGGCGACACGATCCAGAACTACTCGGCCAACCCCTACCGCCGCGTCGACTTGGAGGCACAGCTAGACGTGTCTGTGGATCCCAAGCAAGCGGTGGCGTTGCTAAAGGAGAAGTTGGCGAAGATCCCCAACGTAATCGCCGAGCCGGCGCCCGACGTCGAGGTGCTACGCTTCACGCTCTCGGGCCCCGTGCTCGCCGTGCGACCCTATACGCACACGGATCACTACTGGCAGGTCTACTTCGACACCAACGTCGCCATCCGCGAGGTCGGCGCCGAGGCGGGGTACCCCGCACCCCGGGAACAAGTGGCGATGCTGCAAAAGAGCGCGTGA
- a CDS encoding outer membrane beta-barrel protein — translation MRNGLLAALISALTTFSVGAHAQGTPPPPNVPPPPPATVPPPPPPAQPATAPAQPGYGPQPGAPSGAAQPQPAYAQPQPAYAQPSTGQPAYSPPPPAEPKQGRRPAELYLLLGYGSAVCDNEKPTSDCPVDGGGAFGLGGAWRFHDNWAVGLELASWAFKVRDEWRGQLQNPADDVKFSSFYFSPFARWYWFDEGTVDPYLQAGIGLGTVSAEAKNANASYEYNARGIAYSLGIGVDFHVSKLFRLGPQLLGYLHVSNEICDNPSGGSETCRDPGKNEDGDREGLALPWRFVAVGTFMLGDP, via the coding sequence ATGCGGAACGGTCTCCTCGCCGCGCTGATCTCGGCGCTCACGACGTTCTCCGTCGGAGCTCATGCTCAGGGCACTCCACCGCCGCCGAACGTTCCTCCACCTCCTCCGGCAACCGTCCCGCCGCCACCACCCCCAGCCCAGCCAGCAACCGCGCCCGCGCAACCTGGGTACGGCCCACAACCTGGGGCGCCCTCGGGCGCAGCGCAGCCGCAACCTGCGTACGCGCAACCGCAACCTGCGTACGCGCAACCGTCAACTGGACAACCTGCATATTCCCCACCTCCGCCCGCGGAGCCCAAGCAAGGGCGGCGTCCCGCGGAACTCTACCTCTTGCTCGGCTACGGCAGTGCCGTCTGCGACAACGAGAAGCCAACAAGCGACTGTCCCGTGGACGGTGGCGGCGCCTTTGGTCTCGGCGGCGCCTGGCGATTCCACGACAACTGGGCGGTCGGCCTGGAACTGGCCAGCTGGGCCTTCAAGGTGCGTGACGAATGGCGTGGTCAACTGCAGAACCCCGCCGATGACGTCAAGTTCTCCAGCTTCTACTTTTCACCCTTCGCACGCTGGTATTGGTTCGATGAAGGAACGGTGGATCCCTACCTTCAGGCTGGCATCGGTCTCGGCACGGTCAGCGCGGAGGCCAAGAACGCCAACGCGAGCTACGAATACAACGCGCGCGGGATTGCCTACTCCTTGGGTATCGGAGTCGACTTCCACGTATCCAAGTTGTTCCGACTAGGTCCGCAGTTGCTCGGTTACCTACACGTCTCGAACGAGATCTGCGACAACCCGTCGGGGGGCAGCGAGACCTGTCGCGATCCTGGCAAGAACGAGGACGGCGATCGCGAAGGATTGGCCTTGCCGTGGCGCTTCGTCGCCGTCGGCACGTTCATGTTGGGCGACCCGTGA
- a CDS encoding DUF4331 family protein, with protein sequence MRTKTTFALVVLGSALALVGCGDDDSSSNGGTGASAGSGGTGNTAGTGGASGAGAQGGAGAGGSGGSAGAQPRGKANPPTPGAQIDRTGRPAVSSATIETFNADDAKKDAARDEYNANSDPSTWAAKHKDQIKGSLAILDALDGTCGNQLVADQTAGKRYDFLATVLADDQLYVLTTEGTCGVYLGLEAGLVGVQGVPANCGGRMPSDDVIARSYSVLANGSLGDVDDTITADDKPASSTFPFLSAP encoded by the coding sequence ATGAGAACGAAGACTACTTTTGCATTGGTCGTGCTGGGCAGCGCACTCGCGCTGGTCGGTTGCGGAGACGACGATAGCAGTTCGAACGGTGGAACCGGCGCCAGCGCAGGCAGCGGCGGCACTGGTAACACCGCTGGAACCGGTGGCGCCAGTGGTGCAGGTGCCCAGGGCGGCGCCGGGGCCGGTGGCAGCGGCGGCAGCGCCGGTGCGCAGCCGCGTGGCAAAGCCAATCCGCCCACGCCAGGTGCTCAGATCGACCGAACCGGTCGCCCCGCGGTGAGCTCGGCCACGATCGAAACCTTCAACGCCGACGACGCGAAGAAGGACGCTGCGCGCGACGAGTACAACGCCAACAGCGATCCGTCGACCTGGGCCGCCAAGCACAAGGATCAGATCAAGGGCAGCCTGGCGATTCTCGATGCTCTCGACGGAACCTGTGGCAACCAGCTGGTGGCGGACCAGACCGCTGGCAAGCGCTACGACTTCCTGGCCACGGTACTCGCCGACGACCAGCTCTACGTGCTGACGACCGAGGGAACGTGTGGCGTCTACCTTGGCCTCGAAGCGGGTCTGGTCGGCGTCCAAGGCGTGCCAGCCAACTGCGGCGGACGCATGCCCTCCGACGACGTGATCGCACGCAGCTACTCGGTGCTCGCCAACGGCAGCCTGGGCGATGTGGACGACACCATCACCGCCGACGACAAACCCGCCTCGAGCACCTTCCCCTTCTTGTCGGCGCCCTGA
- a CDS encoding cupin domain-containing protein has product MNDLFDRTRPHDAREGLFGGRATVRVWDLDPRPLAPFAAILACELEPSGSVGAHVQQECPEIVLGISGVGRASVNGVWTELQAGAVVQLPWGATLSIENSSTSDALCYLIIKAHAPRA; this is encoded by the coding sequence ATGAACGACCTCTTCGACCGAACTCGCCCCCACGACGCCCGAGAGGGCCTCTTCGGCGGTCGCGCCACCGTCCGCGTCTGGGATCTCGATCCTCGTCCGCTAGCGCCCTTCGCTGCAATCCTTGCCTGCGAGTTGGAACCGTCCGGCAGCGTTGGAGCGCACGTACAGCAGGAGTGCCCGGAGATCGTGCTGGGTATCAGCGGCGTCGGCCGTGCCTCCGTCAATGGCGTCTGGACCGAACTCCAAGCTGGTGCGGTCGTTCAGCTTCCCTGGGGCGCCACCCTCAGCATCGAGAACAGCAGCACGTCGGATGCGCTGTGCTACCTGATCATCAAAGCGCACGCGCCTCGCGCGTGA
- a CDS encoding tetratricopeptide repeat protein, with amino-acid sequence MGFRAVQSCLLLAVALSLFAGVAHAEPSAAEHRQAQALFERGRVLLEQDKYDEACAAFAESQRLDPGGGTLLNLALCHEKQGRIATAYTEYQEALSGALSDKRKDREDFARAHLAGLEGKIPRLRFELESQEPRVKIELDGSELSEIAWSTPTPIDPGEHRVVVSAPDHQSWQSSIEVPAAGRELVVKIPKLERLPPTAPQSPKPVAPAATAAPPPKDVSTAPPPTESSRSTAFWVVGGVGVAALAVSAVTGVLALDADSAAEERMSAAGCVTDRGFCRDTAALADSRAESDRARTLAWVSTGTLVLGGGAILTALLLPRQQEPREPAMLRLAPAVAPRQVSLSVSRAW; translated from the coding sequence ATGGGCTTTCGCGCTGTCCAAAGTTGTTTGCTGCTCGCGGTGGCGCTGTCGCTGTTTGCCGGCGTCGCGCACGCTGAGCCGAGCGCGGCCGAGCATCGGCAAGCCCAAGCGCTGTTCGAACGCGGCCGAGTGCTGCTCGAGCAGGACAAGTACGACGAGGCTTGCGCTGCCTTTGCAGAGAGTCAGCGTCTCGATCCGGGCGGCGGAACGCTGCTCAACCTGGCGCTGTGCCACGAGAAGCAGGGACGCATCGCGACGGCCTACACCGAGTATCAAGAAGCGCTGAGCGGAGCGCTCTCTGACAAACGCAAAGATCGAGAAGACTTCGCCCGCGCGCACCTCGCAGGCTTGGAGGGAAAGATCCCTCGTCTGCGCTTCGAGCTGGAGTCCCAGGAACCTCGCGTGAAGATCGAGCTCGACGGCAGCGAGCTGAGCGAGATCGCGTGGTCGACGCCCACGCCCATCGATCCGGGCGAGCATCGAGTCGTCGTGAGCGCTCCCGACCATCAGAGCTGGCAATCGAGCATCGAGGTGCCTGCCGCCGGGCGCGAGCTGGTCGTGAAGATACCGAAGCTCGAACGACTGCCGCCCACGGCGCCGCAATCCCCAAAGCCCGTAGCTCCCGCGGCGACTGCGGCGCCGCCACCAAAGGATGTTTCGACGGCGCCGCCGCCCACGGAGTCTTCGCGCAGCACCGCGTTCTGGGTGGTGGGCGGAGTCGGCGTGGCCGCGCTGGCGGTGTCGGCCGTCACCGGCGTGCTGGCGCTCGACGCCGATTCCGCTGCCGAAGAGCGAATGAGCGCCGCGGGCTGCGTGACGGATCGCGGTTTTTGCCGCGACACCGCGGCACTCGCAGATTCGCGCGCCGAGTCCGATCGCGCCAGGACCCTCGCTTGGGTCAGCACCGGCACCCTCGTACTTGGTGGCGGCGCGATCCTGACCGCGCTGCTCCTCCCGCGTCAGCAAGAACCGCGCGAACCCGCAATGCTTCGCCTCGCTCCGGCCGTTGCACCCCGACAAGTATCGCTGTCCGTCAGCCGCGCTTGGTAG
- a CDS encoding choice-of-anchor Q domain-containing protein, which yields MTGWSVLGLFVATLALAGCGDDVSDSPRSADAALDAGADGPVADGSVQDTGLDGAGGTVATDAAAAKGIPIPIDSVVKDAAPDEIVVEFDRAIAKTGDLGFVIRGGSELSVTSVTAQGKSLTLHLSKAVEYLQNAITWSYDDAVGGVTNLRSLRLIHVRNELSEPNAAGKQYFVSVSGVASNTGLSESSPWSIEQAVAKAGPGDRVWIKAGDYGNKQLAFKTDGTAGKRIWFEGYKTSTNGVPDPVTSLYYAYGKGAELQASELPLFDGGDQTGTGFNIVGLQYVTFRNLTFRNYRQAILGGFEPANGADDPAKAVRYCLFERIAVTNVGGGTAAGAFILLGEKDHNAFNTIRSCRGKNSSMVGFFLAGRGSAVEDSEAHCDRDDSSGGEAQDYYFALKGVENVSLRNRAHRVIQVNHGGHGYALRGESPSPTQYNLVQDCESINIAGAYELRNETSAYNVVRRCVSSVDGAINGESTGGIDIMGGAHHNLVEQFSARGVSVGIAFKKNAESTGNSCGHDNLIRNSEFYAMPQYEGTGGYSLKHAILGSAASTENGPSITDNKIVNCTFHDFSYFVRLYPASKTSGVTASGNQIINSSISKGLYYKHPDTVADSGFTFDHCNIHQADANDDGFAAILGTNGNIAAAPGFTDESSFDFHLAAASGNVDKAKDSGDVVFDFDGKERPQGGKNDIGAYELP from the coding sequence ATGACTGGGTGGTCCGTTCTGGGGTTGTTCGTGGCAACGCTTGCTCTGGCCGGCTGCGGCGACGACGTTTCCGATTCGCCGCGGTCTGCTGACGCCGCCCTGGACGCAGGTGCCGACGGGCCTGTCGCAGATGGTTCGGTGCAAGACACCGGGCTCGACGGCGCCGGTGGCACTGTCGCGACGGACGCTGCCGCCGCCAAGGGCATTCCCATCCCGATCGATTCGGTGGTGAAGGATGCTGCGCCTGACGAGATCGTCGTCGAGTTCGACCGAGCCATTGCCAAGACCGGCGACCTGGGTTTCGTGATTCGTGGTGGGTCGGAGCTGAGCGTGACGTCCGTCACCGCGCAGGGGAAGAGCCTGACCCTGCACTTGTCCAAGGCGGTGGAGTACCTGCAAAACGCCATTACTTGGAGCTACGACGACGCCGTTGGTGGCGTCACCAACTTGCGTTCACTCCGCCTCATTCACGTCCGCAACGAACTCAGCGAGCCCAACGCCGCGGGCAAGCAGTACTTCGTGAGTGTCAGTGGTGTGGCCAGCAACACGGGGCTGTCCGAGAGCTCACCCTGGAGCATCGAGCAGGCCGTCGCCAAAGCGGGACCAGGTGATCGGGTCTGGATCAAGGCGGGCGACTACGGCAACAAGCAGCTGGCCTTCAAGACCGACGGAACCGCCGGCAAGCGGATCTGGTTCGAAGGCTACAAGACCTCCACTAACGGCGTTCCAGATCCAGTCACGTCTCTCTACTATGCCTACGGCAAAGGAGCGGAGCTGCAGGCAAGCGAGCTGCCCCTCTTCGACGGCGGGGATCAAACGGGTACTGGGTTCAACATCGTGGGGCTGCAATACGTCACCTTCCGCAACCTCACCTTCCGCAACTACCGACAGGCAATCCTCGGCGGATTCGAGCCTGCCAACGGCGCTGACGATCCCGCAAAGGCGGTACGGTACTGCCTGTTCGAGCGCATCGCGGTGACCAACGTGGGAGGCGGAACGGCGGCCGGCGCCTTCATTCTGCTCGGCGAGAAGGACCACAACGCCTTCAACACCATCCGCTCCTGTCGAGGCAAAAACTCCTCGATGGTGGGCTTCTTCTTGGCGGGACGAGGGAGTGCAGTGGAAGACAGTGAGGCCCACTGCGATCGCGACGATAGCAGCGGCGGGGAAGCGCAGGACTACTACTTCGCGCTCAAGGGCGTGGAGAACGTCTCTTTACGCAACCGCGCGCACCGCGTGATTCAGGTGAACCACGGCGGTCACGGCTATGCATTGCGCGGTGAGTCCCCAAGCCCAACCCAGTACAATCTGGTGCAGGATTGTGAGTCGATCAACATCGCCGGTGCCTACGAGCTGCGGAATGAGACGTCCGCCTACAACGTCGTGCGGCGCTGCGTCTCGAGTGTGGACGGCGCGATCAACGGCGAATCGACCGGTGGCATCGACATCATGGGCGGCGCGCACCACAACCTCGTCGAGCAGTTCTCGGCCCGGGGCGTTTCTGTCGGTATCGCTTTCAAGAAGAACGCGGAGTCGACGGGCAACTCCTGTGGCCACGACAACCTGATTCGCAATTCCGAGTTCTACGCCATGCCCCAGTACGAAGGCACGGGCGGCTACAGCTTGAAGCACGCGATTCTGGGTAGCGCAGCGTCGACGGAGAATGGTCCCTCGATCACCGACAACAAGATCGTCAACTGCACCTTCCACGACTTCTCCTACTTCGTGAGGCTGTATCCTGCCTCAAAGACGAGTGGTGTCACGGCGTCGGGGAATCAGATCATCAACTCGAGCATCAGCAAGGGCCTCTACTACAAGCATCCGGACACGGTTGCAGACTCCGGGTTCACTTTCGACCACTGCAACATCCATCAGGCTGACGCCAATGACGATGGCTTCGCGGCGATCCTGGGTACGAACGGAAATATCGCAGCGGCTCCCGGCTTCACCGACGAAAGCTCCTTCGATTTCCACCTCGCAGCCGCTAGCGGCAATGTGGACAAGGCGAAGGACAGCGGCGATGTCGTTTTCGACTTCGACGGCAAAGAGCGACCCCAAGGCGGGAAGAACGACATCGGTGCCTACGAATTGCCTTGA
- a CDS encoding ATP-binding protein, with the protein MVDEFAGRASELDALRHAWDEARRSPTLVWVAGAPGFGKSALVRRFAAELPNDSLHWVPCGSIARHPASIEATLGKRVAELGRGPEPDLLVVDALEHSADLEQWLFRHGLPGAGRRLMVVVTSRQRRPDELVLGTEYDNMRQLLLSSLSDDESRTLLHQLGAREPELETIVRESRGWPLLQRVMLETGSSPAGAEGTVLEDLLARAVRDLVEDVVSPQQRDALHLLCSVQVLDRELLQLVSEDADDAEECFRWLARLAFVEQGRRGLVAHDAIRSAAFELFSGQYPRRHAELTLAAARELLNRMTQRAVPEQFQLFVEALHTRRGFVSKRERLGIDALRSQHLIPANPDQIEEVASWLRRHEGTDGEALLRELIASPAHALYVVSNSANRLQGAICELRFDHRRDAAKCGDPVLRKIAETAALGEGRLAVVRWMLSGDSYYDPTSPGFTSTMLAGPFVTFANAVVPDVLACPVAAPERFQELQHEFGMSWVRDWEVEHQGHRYALFTADFGSVTEQGQQPTAVLRGILARRLEKLAVLDGLEGRQGISIEVLSGWLKEALPLWARGEAFARSEFAQAFAATGEANAARALLEKCVAQLQKRGSTAHHVPVLRATYFEDAPKQRAAAASLGIPYGTYRYRLRQAITALAEELQRHS; encoded by the coding sequence GTGGTGGACGAATTCGCGGGGCGAGCGAGCGAGCTCGATGCACTGCGTCACGCTTGGGATGAAGCGCGGCGTTCGCCGACACTGGTGTGGGTCGCGGGGGCGCCGGGGTTTGGCAAAAGCGCCTTGGTGCGGCGCTTTGCGGCCGAGCTGCCCAACGATTCGCTGCACTGGGTGCCATGCGGATCCATTGCCAGGCACCCCGCCAGCATCGAGGCGACCCTGGGGAAGCGTGTGGCCGAGTTGGGCCGTGGTCCGGAACCGGACCTCCTCGTCGTGGACGCCCTGGAACACTCGGCCGATCTGGAGCAGTGGCTATTCCGGCATGGCCTACCTGGCGCAGGCCGACGACTGATGGTCGTGGTCACCTCGCGGCAGCGCAGACCCGACGAGCTCGTGCTGGGAACCGAGTACGACAACATGCGGCAGTTGCTGCTGTCTTCCCTCTCGGACGACGAGTCGCGAACGCTCTTGCACCAACTGGGAGCGCGCGAACCAGAGCTGGAAACAATCGTGCGCGAGTCACGAGGCTGGCCGCTGCTCCAACGGGTGATGCTGGAGACCGGGTCGAGCCCAGCCGGAGCAGAAGGCACGGTACTAGAAGACTTGCTGGCACGAGCGGTGCGCGACTTGGTGGAGGACGTCGTGTCTCCCCAGCAGCGCGACGCTCTGCATTTGCTTTGCTCGGTTCAGGTCCTGGACCGGGAGCTCCTGCAGTTGGTCTCGGAGGATGCCGACGACGCAGAGGAATGTTTCCGTTGGCTTGCGCGCCTGGCTTTCGTGGAGCAGGGGCGCCGCGGTCTGGTCGCCCACGACGCGATTCGCTCCGCGGCCTTCGAGCTGTTTTCGGGCCAGTACCCCCGACGCCACGCCGAGTTGACCCTGGCGGCGGCACGGGAACTGCTGAACCGCATGACGCAACGCGCGGTACCCGAACAGTTTCAACTGTTCGTCGAGGCGCTTCACACGCGTCGTGGATTCGTGAGCAAGCGCGAGCGGCTGGGTATCGACGCATTACGCTCCCAACACCTGATCCCCGCAAACCCAGATCAAATCGAAGAAGTCGCGAGCTGGCTGCGAAGACACGAAGGCACAGACGGTGAGGCGCTGCTTCGCGAGCTGATCGCGTCTCCTGCGCACGCGCTCTACGTGGTGAGCAACTCGGCCAATAGGTTGCAGGGCGCCATATGCGAGCTGCGGTTCGACCATCGACGAGACGCGGCCAAATGCGGGGACCCCGTGCTGAGGAAGATCGCCGAAACAGCGGCGCTGGGCGAGGGCCGACTGGCGGTCGTGCGCTGGATGCTGTCTGGTGACAGCTACTACGACCCGACGTCGCCGGGATTCACCAGTACGATGCTGGCAGGGCCCTTCGTGACCTTCGCGAACGCGGTCGTGCCCGACGTGCTGGCATGTCCAGTCGCGGCACCAGAAAGGTTCCAGGAGTTGCAGCATGAGTTCGGCATGAGCTGGGTACGCGACTGGGAAGTGGAGCACCAAGGGCATCGCTACGCCCTCTTCACGGCCGACTTCGGTTCAGTCACCGAGCAAGGACAGCAGCCAACCGCCGTACTGCGCGGCATCCTGGCGCGACGCTTGGAGAAGCTGGCCGTTCTGGACGGGCTAGAGGGGCGGCAGGGCATCTCGATCGAAGTGCTGTCGGGTTGGCTGAAGGAGGCGCTTCCCCTCTGGGCGCGCGGCGAAGCCTTCGCGCGAAGCGAATTCGCCCAGGCGTTCGCGGCCACGGGAGAGGCCAACGCAGCGCGTGCGCTGCTAGAAAAGTGTGTGGCACAGCTGCAAAAGCGGGGCAGCACCGCGCATCACGTCCCGGTATTGCGTGCGACCTACTTCGAAGACGCGCCGAAACAGCGCGCTGCCGCAGCTAGCTTGGGCATTCCCTATGGGACGTATCGCTATCGGCTGCGACAAGCCATCACTGCGCTGGCCGAAGAGCTCCAGCGACACAGTTGA
- a CDS encoding DUF4331 family protein: MKRKLIVLSLVGISATASQLFAADHLDGPAAKAEPTADITDLYAWMESDTSKVNLILDVSPMAGAGAKFSNAVVYVFHVNSSAGYGMAQTETKVTCQFYDADHIECWAGDEYVTGDPSSEAGITSDGGKMKVFAGMRNDPFFFEFVGFTETVKAVKAAAPSLKFDSDGCPAVDAATSAVLVKQLQSGANGAAASDTFATTNVLSIVVQIDKSILTKGGPLLGVWASTHKAQ, translated from the coding sequence ATGAAAAGAAAGCTAATCGTCCTTTCATTGGTCGGGATTTCCGCCACAGCATCCCAGCTGTTCGCGGCTGACCACCTGGATGGCCCCGCCGCCAAGGCGGAGCCGACCGCAGACATCACCGACCTCTATGCTTGGATGGAGTCCGACACCTCCAAAGTGAACTTGATCCTGGACGTCAGCCCGATGGCCGGCGCCGGTGCGAAGTTCTCGAACGCGGTCGTCTACGTGTTTCACGTCAATAGCTCGGCGGGCTATGGAATGGCCCAAACGGAAACGAAGGTTACCTGCCAGTTCTACGACGCGGATCACATCGAGTGTTGGGCTGGTGACGAGTACGTAACGGGCGATCCCAGCTCCGAGGCGGGGATCACCAGCGACGGCGGCAAGATGAAGGTCTTCGCCGGAATGCGCAACGATCCCTTCTTCTTCGAGTTCGTCGGTTTCACCGAAACCGTCAAGGCGGTGAAAGCGGCCGCCCCGTCGCTCAAGTTCGATTCGGACGGCTGTCCTGCGGTCGACGCGGCCACCTCGGCCGTACTCGTCAAGCAGCTTCAGTCCGGCGCCAACGGCGCAGCGGCGAGCGACACTTTTGCCACCACCAACGTGCTCTCCATCGTCGTGCAGATCGACAAGAGCATCCTGACCAAGGGCGGTCCCCTGCTCGGGGTTTGGGCCAGCACCCACAAGGCGCAGTGA